Sequence from the Ochrobactrum sp. Marseille-Q0166 genome:
AGCTGCAATGTTATTACTGACAAAGATATAGAGGCTGTCGTAACGCAACTTCTCGATGAAGATTGCTGGCGGCTGATTGTACCCGGTACCGTCTTCAATGCCATATCCAAGAGCGGCCGCTGCTGTGGCTGCTTCCCAAACGTCGTAGAAACCATCATAAGGGTTACCGAAGAATATCATCTTCGTCATAATCAAATGGACGAAAACGTGATCCAATTCATGGATCGTGTACGTTCTCTACGAGAAAAATTCGGGAGTTCTTGGAATGAAAGGCGAACCAAAGGTCATCGAGCGGCTTAACGAGGCACTGTTTCTCGAGCTCGGCGCCGTCAACCAATATTGGCTGCACTATCGTCTGCTGAACGATTGGGGCTTTACGCGTCTTGCAAAGAAGGAACGCGAAGAATCCATTGAGGAAATGCAGCACGCCGACAAGCTGATCGACCGCATTATTTTCCTTGAAGGCCATCCAAACCTCCAGACGGTCGCTCCGCTGCGTATCGGACAAAATGTCAAGGAAGTTCTGGAAGCTGATCTTGCTGGGGAATAT
This genomic interval carries:
- the bfr gene encoding bacterioferritin, translating into MKGEPKVIERLNEALFLELGAVNQYWLHYRLLNDWGFTRLAKKEREESIEEMQHADKLIDRIIFLEGHPNLQTVAPLRIGQNVKEVLEADLAGEYDARASYKKSREICDELGDYVSKQLFDELLADEEGHIDFLETQLELLSKIGEERYGMLNAAPADAAE
- a CDS encoding (2Fe-2S)-binding protein — encoded protein: MLVCSCNVITDKDIEAVVTQLLDEDCWRLIVPGTVFNAISKSGRCCGCFPNVVETIIRVTEEYHLRHNQMDENVIQFMDRVRSLREKFGSSWNERRTKGHRAA